One region of Microbacterium rhizosphaerae genomic DNA includes:
- a CDS encoding tRNA (adenine-N1)-methyltransferase yields MTDTDLRPRGPFRFGDRVQLTGPKGRLHTITLREGGELHTHHGVLRHETLIGLPDGSVVANSSGMEYLALRPLLRDFVMSMPRGAAIVYPKDAGQIVVQADIFPGAVVVEAGVGSGALSLSLLRAVGVDGRLVSFERRDEFAEVARANVETFMGGMPGNWDVVVGDLVEALPRTLEPASVDRVVLDMLAPWECVDVVAEALAPGGVVICYVATATQLSRVAEYIRGTDLFTEPQASETMVRGWHVEGLAVRPDHRMVAHTGFLISARRLAPGAVPPDVRKRTVKKASYGDEDVELWTPGAVGDRTITDKNLRKRVREAQRAADGARLAAGVGDEDALTSDS; encoded by the coding sequence ATGACCGACACAGACCTGCGCCCGAGGGGGCCGTTCCGCTTCGGCGACCGGGTTCAGCTCACCGGCCCCAAGGGACGCCTGCACACCATCACGCTGCGCGAGGGCGGCGAGCTGCACACGCATCACGGCGTGCTGCGCCACGAGACGCTCATCGGGCTGCCGGACGGCTCGGTCGTCGCGAACAGCTCCGGCATGGAGTACCTCGCCCTGCGCCCGCTCCTGCGCGACTTCGTCATGTCGATGCCGCGCGGCGCGGCCATCGTCTACCCGAAGGATGCGGGGCAGATCGTCGTGCAGGCCGACATCTTCCCCGGCGCGGTGGTGGTGGAGGCCGGCGTGGGTTCCGGCGCGCTGTCGCTGTCCCTCCTGCGCGCCGTGGGCGTCGACGGGCGGCTGGTCTCGTTCGAGCGCCGCGACGAGTTCGCGGAGGTGGCACGCGCGAACGTGGAGACGTTCATGGGCGGGATGCCGGGCAACTGGGACGTCGTCGTCGGAGACCTCGTCGAGGCTCTGCCCCGCACGCTGGAGCCCGCATCCGTCGACCGCGTGGTGCTCGACATGCTCGCGCCGTGGGAGTGCGTCGACGTCGTCGCGGAGGCGCTCGCTCCCGGCGGGGTCGTCATCTGCTACGTCGCCACGGCGACCCAGCTCAGCCGTGTGGCCGAGTACATCCGCGGCACGGACCTGTTCACCGAGCCGCAGGCCAGCGAGACGATGGTCCGCGGCTGGCACGTCGAAGGTCTCGCGGTACGACCCGACCACCGGATGGTCGCGCACACGGGCTTCCTCATCTCGGCGCGCCGGCTCGCACCGGGCGCGGTGCCGCCGGACGTTCGCAAGCGGACGGTGAAGAAGGCGTCGTACGGCGATGAGGATGTCGAGCTGTGGACCCCGGGAGCCGTCGGCGACCGCACCATCACCGACAAGAACCTGCGCAAGCGGGTGCGCGAGGCGCAGCGGGCGGCGGACGGCGCACGCCTCGCGGCCGGCGTCGGCGACGAGGACGCCCTCACGTCGGATTCATAG
- a CDS encoding HAD family hydrolase, with amino-acid sequence MTTPGLAAVLWDMDGTLVDTEPYWMAAEGALVESFGGTWTHEQALGLVGAGLEDGARVLQAAGVRMPEEHIVQWLTDQVMTQLESERRTGGRDPFRPGARELLRSLKDAGIPTGLVTMSRRRMAHIIVERIGFDAFDVVFAGDDVTRPKPYPDPYLLACEALGVLAADAVAIEDSPNGLRSAVASGAVSLGVPLALSLEGVGAHELWPTLEGRTAEDLRALHARHARKERTRA; translated from the coding sequence GTGACAACGCCCGGCCTCGCCGCCGTCCTGTGGGACATGGACGGCACCCTCGTCGACACCGAGCCGTACTGGATGGCAGCCGAAGGAGCGCTCGTCGAGAGCTTCGGCGGCACGTGGACCCACGAGCAGGCGCTCGGCCTCGTCGGCGCCGGTCTCGAGGACGGTGCACGGGTGCTCCAGGCCGCCGGCGTGCGGATGCCCGAGGAGCACATCGTGCAGTGGCTCACCGATCAGGTGATGACCCAGCTGGAGAGCGAGCGCCGGACGGGCGGCCGCGATCCGTTCCGCCCCGGTGCCCGCGAGCTGCTGCGCAGTCTCAAGGATGCCGGCATCCCGACGGGCCTCGTCACGATGTCGCGCCGCCGCATGGCCCACATCATCGTCGAGCGGATCGGCTTCGACGCCTTCGACGTCGTCTTCGCCGGCGACGACGTGACGCGACCCAAGCCCTACCCCGACCCCTACTTGCTCGCATGCGAGGCCCTCGGCGTCCTCGCCGCCGACGCGGTGGCCATCGAGGACTCGCCGAACGGACTCCGGTCGGCGGTGGCGTCCGGAGCGGTGAGCCTCGGCGTCCCGCTCGCCCTCTCCCTCGAGGGCGTCGGCGCGCACGAGCTCTGGCCGACGCTCGAGGGGCGGACCGCCGAGGATCTGCGGGCGCTGCACGCCCGCCACGCCCGAAAGGAGCGCACCCGCGCATGA
- a CDS encoding PAC2 family protein, which produces MDGLGRRILVAAFDGWNDAGEAATSAVALMRDEGSYEKVFGVDPELYFDYQYTRPVVALDAEGRRTLRWPEATILRPAKTRRGPQLWLLTGAEPARAWQGFAAEIIDVALREDITGFVGLGSMMSDVPHTRPISVFASSESEALRTSLDLERSTYEGPTGILSVIAAGAEAAGIPSAMLWASVPHYVAGHTPSPKASLALLDRLEDVTGAPVPRGELAAEAATWEATIDAAAADDDEMREYIRQLEATRDTWDSPDASGDAIAREFERYLRRNGEGPGDSRGKPGRDEPPRR; this is translated from the coding sequence GTGGATGGACTCGGCCGACGGATCCTCGTCGCCGCCTTCGACGGCTGGAACGACGCGGGAGAGGCTGCGACGTCGGCCGTCGCGCTGATGCGCGACGAGGGCTCGTACGAGAAGGTCTTCGGCGTCGACCCCGAGCTGTACTTCGATTACCAGTACACGAGGCCCGTCGTCGCGCTGGATGCCGAGGGGCGCCGCACGCTCCGCTGGCCGGAGGCGACGATCCTGCGCCCGGCCAAGACCCGCCGCGGCCCCCAGCTGTGGCTGCTCACCGGCGCCGAGCCTGCGCGCGCGTGGCAGGGCTTCGCCGCCGAGATCATCGATGTCGCCTTGCGCGAGGACATCACAGGCTTCGTCGGGCTCGGCTCGATGATGTCGGACGTGCCGCACACGCGGCCGATCTCCGTCTTCGCCTCGAGTGAGAGCGAGGCGCTGCGCACCTCGCTCGACCTCGAACGCAGCACGTACGAGGGCCCGACCGGGATTCTCAGCGTGATCGCCGCGGGCGCGGAGGCCGCCGGCATCCCGTCGGCCATGCTGTGGGCGAGCGTGCCGCACTACGTCGCGGGGCACACGCCCTCGCCCAAGGCCAGTCTGGCGCTTCTGGATCGGCTCGAAGACGTCACCGGCGCCCCTGTGCCGCGGGGCGAGCTGGCGGCCGAGGCGGCCACGTGGGAGGCGACGATCGACGCCGCTGCGGCCGACGACGACGAGATGCGGGAGTACATCCGCCAGCTCGAGGCCACACGCGACACGTGGGACTCGCCCGACGCATCGGGCGATGCGATCGCCCGCGAGTTCGAGCGCTACCTGCGCCGCAACGGCGAGGGACCGGGCGATTCGCGCGGCAAGCCGGGTCGCGACGAGCCTCCACGCCGCTGA
- a CDS encoding undecaprenyl-diphosphate phosphatase — translation MHLIEAIFLGLVQGLTEFLPVSSSAHLRIVGTFLPDAQDPGAAFTAITQLGTEAAVVVFFWRDIVRIVGRWFRSLIGRVPRADPDARLGWLIIIGTVPIVVLGLLFQKQIETAFRSLWLIATTLIFFGVLLGIADMVGAKRRTLEDLTIGHGVIYGLAQSLALLPGVSRSGGTITAGLFLGYERAAAARYAFLLAIPAVFGSGLFELAKSVTESGAAVYSLLETAVATVVAFGVGLAVIAFFMGWISKHSFLPFVVYRVFIGSLLLVLLSLGVIQPF, via the coding sequence ATGCACCTCATCGAGGCGATCTTCCTCGGACTCGTGCAGGGCCTCACCGAGTTCCTGCCCGTCTCCTCCAGCGCACACCTGCGCATCGTCGGAACATTCCTTCCGGACGCGCAGGATCCCGGAGCGGCGTTCACCGCCATCACTCAGCTCGGCACGGAGGCCGCCGTCGTCGTCTTCTTCTGGCGCGACATCGTGCGCATCGTCGGCCGCTGGTTCCGCTCGCTCATCGGGCGCGTGCCGCGCGCCGACCCCGATGCGCGCCTCGGCTGGCTCATCATCATCGGCACCGTTCCGATCGTGGTGCTGGGCCTTCTCTTCCAGAAGCAGATCGAGACCGCGTTCCGCTCGCTGTGGCTCATCGCGACCACGCTGATCTTCTTCGGCGTGCTCCTCGGCATCGCAGACATGGTCGGCGCGAAGCGGCGCACGCTGGAGGACCTCACGATCGGCCACGGCGTGATCTACGGACTGGCGCAGTCGCTCGCGCTCCTGCCCGGCGTCTCACGGTCGGGCGGCACGATCACGGCGGGTCTCTTCCTGGGCTACGAGCGCGCCGCGGCCGCCCGGTATGCGTTCCTCCTCGCGATTCCCGCCGTCTTCGGCAGCGGACTGTTCGAGCTCGCCAAGAGCGTCACGGAGTCGGGGGCGGCCGTCTACTCCCTGCTCGAGACCGCGGTCGCGACCGTCGTCGCGTTCGGGGTCGGGCTCGCCGTCATCGCCTTCTTCATGGGCTGGATCTCGAAGCACAGCTTCCTGCCGTTCGTCGTCTACCGCGTCTTCATCGGCTCGCTCCTGCTGGTGCTCCTGTCGCTCGGCGTCATCCAGCCGTTCTGA
- a CDS encoding M20/M25/M40 family metallo-hydrolase: MPENPDSPLTPEEPREEVVRVARDLIRFDTTNWGGGRSRGEREAAEYVGAYLADLGLRPQYYEPIERRTNVAARVRGKNPDKPALVVHGHLDVVPAIAEDWSVDPFAGEIRDGMLWGRGAVDMKNMDAMILTSVADILRSGDQPERDLVLTFFADEENGGVEGSALVVRDRPSWFDGATEAISEVGGYSIAVANRRAYLLQVGEKALVWIRLVARTRGGHGSRFHPVNAVTILSEAVARLGRASWPVTLTPTTRALLDGLRGLGASADGDDPDALADAAGPASGFLKSSWRTTTNPTGLTAGYKHNVIPDRAEATIDVRVLPGTEDVALEEIRELVGPDVEIETVVRDIGLETPFEGALVEAMVGALGAHDPGVPVLPYLLAGGTDNKALSRLGITGYGFAPLRLPVDFDFTGMFHGTDERVPLDALEFGKRVLTDLLRTY; this comes from the coding sequence ATGCCCGAGAACCCGGACTCCCCGCTCACCCCCGAGGAGCCCCGGGAGGAGGTGGTCCGGGTCGCGCGCGATCTGATCCGGTTCGACACGACGAACTGGGGAGGGGGCCGTTCCCGCGGCGAGCGCGAGGCCGCCGAGTACGTGGGCGCGTACTTGGCCGACCTCGGGCTGCGGCCGCAGTACTACGAGCCCATCGAGCGCCGTACGAACGTGGCTGCGCGCGTGCGCGGGAAGAACCCCGACAAGCCCGCACTGGTCGTCCACGGGCACCTCGACGTCGTCCCGGCCATCGCCGAGGACTGGAGCGTCGACCCGTTCGCCGGCGAGATCCGCGACGGGATGCTGTGGGGCCGTGGCGCGGTCGACATGAAGAACATGGATGCGATGATCCTCACGTCGGTGGCGGACATCCTCCGCTCCGGCGACCAGCCCGAGCGCGACCTCGTGCTGACGTTCTTCGCCGACGAGGAGAACGGGGGAGTCGAAGGCTCCGCCCTCGTCGTCCGGGATCGACCGTCGTGGTTCGATGGAGCGACCGAGGCGATCAGCGAGGTCGGCGGCTACTCGATCGCCGTCGCGAATCGTCGCGCGTACCTCCTGCAGGTCGGGGAGAAGGCCCTCGTCTGGATCCGGCTCGTCGCTCGCACCCGGGGCGGCCACGGCAGCCGCTTCCACCCGGTGAACGCCGTCACGATCCTCTCCGAGGCCGTCGCCCGCCTCGGGCGGGCGTCCTGGCCCGTCACGCTCACCCCGACGACGCGCGCGCTCCTGGACGGCCTCCGCGGCCTCGGAGCCTCCGCCGACGGCGACGACCCCGATGCCCTCGCGGACGCCGCGGGACCGGCATCCGGCTTCCTGAAGTCGTCGTGGCGCACGACGACCAACCCGACAGGTCTCACCGCGGGGTACAAGCACAACGTCATCCCCGACCGCGCGGAGGCGACCATCGACGTGCGCGTGCTGCCCGGCACCGAGGACGTCGCGCTCGAGGAGATCCGCGAGCTCGTCGGGCCGGATGTCGAGATCGAGACGGTCGTCCGCGACATCGGGCTCGAGACGCCGTTCGAGGGAGCTCTCGTCGAGGCCATGGTGGGCGCACTGGGCGCCCACGACCCGGGCGTGCCCGTCCTCCCGTACCTGCTCGCCGGCGGCACGGACAACAAGGCTCTCTCGCGGCTCGGCATCACCGGCTACGGCTTCGCCCCGCTGCGTCTGCCCGTCGACTTCGACTTCACGGGCATGTTCCACGGGACCGACGAGCGGGTGCCGCTGGATGCGCTGGAGTTCGGCAAGCGTGTGCTGACCGACCTCCTGCGCACGTACTGA
- a CDS encoding VIT1/CCC1 transporter family protein, which translates to MSAPAPSTARERRRWTRYLVNERAEARVYRELAQRRSGEERAILLALAEAEGRHEQHWLTILGGEPASLPRASFRTRALGWMAGRFGSIFVLALAQNAEDRSPYDDDPHATPAMRADEKVHREVVRGLAARGRRHLSGTFRAAVFGANDGLVSNLALVMGIGATGAPPQLVLFSGIAGLLAGALSMGAGEFVSVQSQRELLAATEPGSDAAEVLPDLDLDANELALVYRSRGLTEVAAQERARQALEHARAAASDRPLSYRHRADATETHEVIGDAWRAALSSFLFFASGAVIPVLPWIFGLSGPAAVVVALVLVGIALMLTGAMVGLLSGTSPLMRGLRQLSIGFGAAAVTYVLGLLFDVTMGG; encoded by the coding sequence TTGAGCGCGCCCGCCCCGTCCACCGCCCGCGAACGCCGCCGCTGGACGCGCTACCTCGTGAACGAGCGCGCCGAGGCCCGCGTCTATCGCGAGCTCGCCCAGCGACGCTCGGGGGAGGAGCGCGCGATCCTCCTCGCCCTCGCCGAGGCCGAGGGACGGCATGAGCAGCACTGGCTGACCATCCTCGGCGGAGAGCCGGCATCCCTTCCGCGCGCCTCGTTCCGGACGCGGGCCCTCGGGTGGATGGCGGGCCGCTTCGGCTCGATCTTCGTGCTCGCGCTCGCGCAGAACGCCGAGGACCGCTCGCCCTACGACGACGACCCGCACGCCACGCCGGCGATGCGAGCCGACGAGAAGGTCCACCGCGAGGTCGTGCGGGGCCTCGCGGCGCGGGGGCGCCGCCACTTGTCCGGCACCTTCCGGGCGGCGGTCTTCGGCGCCAACGACGGGCTCGTGTCCAACCTCGCGCTCGTCATGGGCATCGGTGCGACGGGCGCCCCGCCTCAGCTCGTCCTCTTCAGCGGCATCGCGGGCCTGTTGGCCGGAGCGCTGTCGATGGGGGCCGGCGAGTTCGTCTCCGTGCAGTCGCAGCGCGAGCTGCTCGCTGCCACGGAGCCCGGCTCCGACGCCGCCGAGGTGCTGCCCGACCTCGACCTCGACGCGAACGAGCTGGCCCTCGTCTACCGCTCGCGAGGGCTGACGGAGGTGGCCGCGCAGGAGCGCGCCCGGCAGGCGCTCGAGCACGCGCGGGCCGCGGCATCAGACCGTCCGCTGTCGTACCGCCACCGCGCCGATGCGACCGAGACCCACGAGGTCATCGGCGATGCGTGGCGGGCCGCCCTCTCGAGCTTCCTGTTCTTCGCGTCCGGCGCCGTGATCCCGGTGCTGCCGTGGATCTTCGGGCTGTCAGGCCCGGCCGCGGTGGTCGTCGCGCTCGTGCTCGTCGGCATCGCGCTCATGCTCACCGGCGCGATGGTGGGCCTGCTCTCGGGCACCTCTCCACTCATGCGCGGGTTGCGGCAACTCTCCATCGGATTCGGCGCGGCGGCGGTCACCTATGTGCTCGGTCTGCTGTTCGATGTCACGATGGGCGGCTGA
- a CDS encoding DEAD/DEAH box helicase, whose product MEEFSTTDPVGPGDVSRHEESAPHFGGFAAEHLSPSFPQRAPWGTAQRLRAWQAEALDLYFALDGPDGVGKGPRDFLAAATPGAGKTTFALRLASELMRRGVVDRIVVVAPTEHLKTQWADAAARVSIRLDPAFSNRHVAPARHYHGVAVTYAQVAVKSSVHQRLVMDRRTLVILDEVHHGGDALSWGDALRDAYQRAARRLLLSGTPFRSDTAPIPFVEYHPDEKGIRISRTDYAYGYRRALEDGVVRPVIFLVYAGKMRWRTKTGDEMEAHLGQDNTKDITSQAWRTALDPEGDWIPAVLRSADRRLSEVREQVPDAGGLVIATDQTAARAYAAILAGLTGEQPTVVLSDEAEASGRIETFSKSSTRWMVAVRMVSEGVDVPRLAVGVYATSASTPLFFAQAIGRFVRARRRGETASVFLPNVPQLLELANELERQRDHALDRESDGDEWNAEEDLMDAAEREDSASDALTEEFTYQALGSLAHFDRVLFDGKEFGQLAVPGTIEEEEFLGIPGLLEPEHVHELLMQRQARQGRHRREREARESTADSSAADDSALPQALHRTLKEQRQLLNSLVGLYARKSGEAHGLVHAELRRICGGPAVSHATVAQLQARIDVLRKRVHS is encoded by the coding sequence ATGGAGGAGTTCTCCACCACCGACCCGGTCGGCCCCGGCGACGTCTCCCGTCACGAGGAGTCCGCCCCCCACTTCGGCGGCTTCGCCGCGGAGCATCTCTCGCCCTCGTTCCCGCAGCGCGCCCCGTGGGGCACGGCCCAGCGCCTGCGCGCCTGGCAGGCCGAGGCGCTCGACCTCTACTTCGCGCTGGACGGGCCCGACGGCGTCGGCAAGGGGCCGCGCGACTTCCTCGCCGCCGCCACGCCGGGCGCCGGCAAGACGACCTTCGCCCTGCGCCTCGCGAGCGAGCTGATGCGGCGCGGCGTGGTCGATCGCATCGTCGTCGTGGCGCCCACGGAGCACCTCAAGACCCAGTGGGCGGATGCCGCGGCTCGCGTCTCCATCCGCCTGGACCCCGCCTTCAGCAACCGTCATGTCGCGCCCGCCCGGCACTATCACGGCGTGGCCGTGACCTACGCGCAAGTGGCGGTGAAGTCGTCGGTGCACCAGCGACTCGTGATGGATCGGCGCACGCTCGTGATCCTCGACGAGGTTCACCACGGGGGCGACGCGCTCAGCTGGGGCGACGCGCTGCGGGACGCCTACCAGCGCGCCGCACGGCGGCTCCTCCTCTCCGGAACGCCGTTCCGCTCCGACACCGCCCCGATTCCCTTCGTCGAATACCACCCCGACGAGAAGGGCATCCGCATATCGCGCACCGACTACGCGTACGGCTACCGTCGGGCGCTCGAGGACGGCGTCGTCCGCCCCGTGATCTTCCTCGTGTACGCGGGAAAGATGCGCTGGCGGACCAAGACCGGCGACGAGATGGAGGCGCATCTCGGACAGGACAACACGAAGGACATCACCTCGCAGGCGTGGCGCACCGCGCTCGATCCGGAGGGCGACTGGATCCCCGCCGTCCTGCGATCGGCCGACCGGCGGCTGAGCGAGGTCCGCGAGCAGGTTCCGGATGCGGGTGGCCTCGTGATCGCGACCGATCAGACGGCGGCGCGCGCGTACGCGGCGATCCTCGCGGGGCTGACCGGGGAGCAGCCCACGGTCGTGCTCTCCGACGAGGCCGAGGCATCGGGCCGCATCGAGACGTTCTCGAAGAGCAGCACGCGATGGATGGTGGCCGTCCGCATGGTGTCGGAGGGCGTGGACGTCCCGCGACTGGCCGTCGGCGTCTACGCCACGAGCGCGTCCACCCCGCTGTTCTTCGCGCAGGCCATCGGGCGCTTCGTGCGCGCGCGCCGGCGTGGCGAGACCGCGAGCGTGTTCCTCCCGAACGTCCCGCAGCTGCTCGAGCTCGCGAACGAGCTGGAGCGCCAGCGCGACCACGCCCTCGACCGCGAGAGCGACGGCGACGAGTGGAACGCCGAAGAGGATCTGATGGATGCCGCCGAGCGCGAGGACTCGGCATCCGATGCGCTCACCGAGGAGTTCACCTACCAGGCTCTGGGCTCGCTCGCGCATTTCGATCGAGTCCTGTTCGACGGCAAGGAGTTCGGTCAGCTCGCCGTGCCCGGCACGATCGAGGAGGAGGAGTTCCTCGGCATCCCCGGGCTTCTGGAGCCGGAGCACGTCCACGAGCTGCTGATGCAGCGACAGGCGCGCCAGGGACGCCACCGCAGGGAGCGCGAGGCACGCGAGAGTACGGCCGATTCGTCCGCCGCGGACGATTCCGCGCTCCCGCAGGCCCTGCACCGCACCCTCAAGGAGCAGCGGCAGCTGCTGAACAGCCTCGTCGGGCTGTACGCGCGGAAGAGCGGGGAGGCCCACGGCCTCGTGCACGCGGAGCTGCGACGGATCTGCGGCGGTCCTGCCGTCTCGCACGCCACCGTGGCGCAGCTGCAGGCGCGCATCGATGTCCTCCGCAAGCGCGTGCACTCCTGA
- a CDS encoding SGNH/GDSL hydrolase family protein: MSTTDANRTPYVPNDGPHPWRRFVAIGDSFTEGIGDPDPDAPGGHRGWADRVAEVLAAQVDDFAYANLAIRGRLIRQIVEEQVEPALALKPDLITFSAGGNDVIRPNGDPDAIAELFEDAVVRLSSQGATLVVFTGIDTNFTPVFRGIRGKIAIYNENIRAIADKYDCIVADQWALKEVQDMRFFTDDRLHYNSLGHHEVARMVLRALNVPNDLKPMQPDAIPFRTWRAARANDLVWAREYFVPWVLRRVRHQSSGDNIAPKRPEPMPVTILAPAKDEAAHRGEQV; this comes from the coding sequence ATGAGCACGACGGACGCGAACCGCACCCCCTATGTCCCGAACGACGGACCACATCCCTGGCGTCGGTTCGTCGCGATCGGCGACTCGTTCACGGAGGGCATCGGCGACCCCGATCCTGACGCGCCGGGCGGTCACCGCGGCTGGGCGGACAGGGTGGCGGAGGTCCTCGCCGCGCAGGTGGACGACTTCGCCTACGCCAACCTCGCCATCCGGGGACGGCTCATCCGTCAGATCGTGGAGGAGCAGGTCGAGCCGGCGCTGGCGCTGAAGCCCGACCTCATCACGTTCTCCGCGGGCGGCAACGACGTGATCCGGCCGAACGGCGACCCCGACGCCATCGCCGAGCTCTTCGAGGACGCCGTCGTGCGCCTGTCGAGCCAGGGTGCGACCCTCGTCGTCTTCACCGGCATCGACACCAACTTCACGCCGGTGTTCCGGGGCATCCGCGGCAAGATCGCGATCTACAACGAGAACATCCGCGCGATCGCGGACAAGTACGACTGCATCGTCGCCGACCAGTGGGCGCTCAAGGAGGTGCAGGACATGCGGTTCTTCACCGATGATCGCCTGCACTACAACAGCCTCGGCCACCACGAGGTCGCGAGGATGGTGCTGCGCGCGCTCAACGTGCCCAACGATCTGAAGCCGATGCAGCCGGACGCGATCCCGTTCCGGACGTGGCGCGCTGCGCGCGCGAACGACCTCGTCTGGGCGCGCGAGTACTTCGTCCCGTGGGTGCTGCGGCGCGTGCGCCACCAGTCCTCGGGCGACAACATCGCGCCGAAGCGCCCCGAGCCGATGCCGGTGACGATCCTCGCGCCGGCGAAGGACGAGGCCGCTCACCGGGGAGAGCAGGTCTGA
- a CDS encoding SDR family oxidoreductase — translation MATHLITGAGSGIGGVLGDRLVERGDELWLIARDETRAAQFTERFPGARILVADLSDPGGLASALGAQELPDRLDSLLHVAGIVELGRIAETPVAAWQQQLDVNAVAPAELTRILLPALRAGRGHVVFVNSGAGRRVHPGWGSYAASKFAVRAIADALREEERANGVRVTTVYPGRTATPMQEKVHRQEGAEYDASQWMRPASVVTTILTALDLPRDAEITELMVRPGV, via the coding sequence GTGGCGACGCACCTCATCACGGGGGCAGGCTCGGGCATCGGCGGTGTCCTCGGCGATCGCCTCGTCGAGCGCGGCGACGAGCTGTGGCTCATCGCGCGGGACGAGACACGGGCCGCGCAGTTCACGGAGCGGTTCCCGGGTGCGCGCATCCTCGTCGCCGACCTCTCCGACCCGGGCGGCCTCGCTTCCGCGCTCGGCGCGCAGGAGCTGCCTGATCGCCTCGACTCGCTCCTGCACGTCGCAGGCATCGTCGAGCTCGGCCGGATCGCCGAAACCCCGGTGGCGGCCTGGCAGCAGCAGCTCGACGTCAACGCCGTCGCGCCCGCGGAGCTGACCCGCATCCTGCTTCCCGCCCTGCGGGCCGGGCGCGGTCACGTGGTGTTCGTCAACTCCGGAGCCGGACGGCGCGTGCATCCCGGGTGGGGCTCCTATGCGGCGAGCAAGTTCGCCGTGCGGGCGATCGCCGACGCGCTGCGCGAGGAGGAGCGGGCGAACGGCGTGCGGGTGACCACGGTCTATCCCGGGCGGACCGCGACGCCGATGCAGGAGAAGGTGCACCGCCAGGAGGGGGCGGAGTACGACGCATCGCAGTGGATGCGGCCCGCCTCCGTCGTCACGACGATCCTGACCGCGCTCGACCTGCCTCGGGATGCCGAGATCACCGAGCTGATGGTGCGCCCGGGCGTCTGA
- a CDS encoding TrmH family RNA methyltransferase, which produces MRVATIDDPDDPRLADYRGLTDVALRRLLEPEGGLYIAESAKVIGRALAAGHRPRSVLVQSKWLADVERMLPPGDDTDVYVVPAEVAEAVTGYAVHRGALAAMHRPELPPVAEVVAGARLVVVLEDIVDHTNVGAIFRAAAGLGADAVLVSPRCADPLYRRSVRVSMGTVFQVPWTRLESFGQLRETGLHVAALALADDAVALDAFSAERPERVALLLGAEGDGLSRRALAAADTIVTIPMAGGVDSLNVAAASAVALWELRSRRLRRPGAPSAR; this is translated from the coding sequence ATGCGCGTGGCGACCATCGACGACCCGGACGACCCACGGCTCGCGGACTACCGGGGTCTCACGGATGTCGCGCTGCGCCGTCTGCTGGAGCCGGAGGGCGGGCTCTACATCGCGGAGTCGGCGAAAGTCATCGGCCGCGCGCTGGCTGCCGGCCATCGGCCGCGATCCGTGCTGGTCCAGAGCAAATGGCTGGCCGACGTCGAGCGGATGCTGCCCCCCGGCGACGACACCGACGTCTATGTCGTCCCGGCCGAGGTGGCGGAGGCCGTCACAGGCTACGCCGTGCACCGAGGCGCGCTCGCCGCCATGCACCGGCCCGAGCTGCCGCCGGTCGCCGAGGTCGTCGCGGGTGCCCGTCTGGTCGTCGTGCTGGAGGACATCGTCGACCACACGAACGTCGGCGCGATCTTCCGCGCCGCCGCGGGACTCGGAGCCGATGCCGTGCTGGTAAGTCCCCGCTGCGCGGACCCGCTCTACCGCCGGAGCGTGCGGGTGAGCATGGGCACGGTGTTCCAGGTGCCGTGGACGCGGCTGGAATCGTTCGGGCAGCTGCGCGAGACGGGGCTGCACGTGGCCGCGCTGGCCCTGGCCGACGACGCGGTCGCCTTGGATGCCTTCTCGGCCGAGCGCCCGGAGCGTGTCGCACTGCTCCTCGGCGCCGAGGGAGACGGCCTGAGCCGTCGCGCACTGGCCGCGGCCGACACGATCGTGACGATCCCGATGGCAGGGGGAGTGGACTCCCTCAACGTCGCCGCAGCCAGCGCCGTCGCGCTGTGGGAGCTGCGAAGCCGTCGACTCAGACGCCCGGGCGCACCATCAGCTCGGTGA